A DNA window from Pontimonas salivibrio contains the following coding sequences:
- a CDS encoding DUF6049 family protein has protein sequence MRISRPPRKTRWARGRVLLVALLVGILGIPHGLSVAQAAAPPSSSDGTVDLFIQDGSVVQPGQVVTVRVTLRAAEAQPIPERAIRLSITAEPLVTEVAMRRFIAREADPSLTTIDVSISPEVLELETGDVRIPFTVPGDPEAEGVPPQLYGLQADLIDDVGDPDAQASLSQRQLLTVVPEDAEVAATPVAPIVTVSVPPAGGQALSVGELEAYTAPGGALDVVAGVLGRYPATIAVDSRITLSIQALGDSAPESARKWADGLSGLGFSQFALPWADSDPLATQAIDTLLYARLGQYPWIHNQEITGPQLEALAQRSAEAVLVPSSLVNSDRTVVQFGSARMVRVDVELSNALREATIAATEVEAEAALQRVQGLVAKRAFSQTDEALVVDTGRLPVTAISLRLENVLERLENVEFVDIVGVPLDKEASELALEINESSPSGEWTSFIADVRELWQSDVRYATIASDPESVVVQRWNRYLALFSSAWMGNPQGRDAQWQRAQEDSAAFHNSVFIEQGSAITVLADRTELPVTIRNDLPSAVTVQLVVSPSRGNLRVEQPTISVVVPAESFRRVSVPVRSLANGTVPVELSLTNSLGLPLGESVTLPVTIRAGWESVITVGLAVIIGLVFAIGIYRAVQRRMAGKELGDG, from the coding sequence ATGAGAATCTCTAGGCCACCCCGCAAGACCAGGTGGGCCCGTGGCCGAGTCCTCCTGGTCGCCCTCCTCGTCGGCATTTTAGGAATCCCCCACGGATTAAGCGTTGCGCAAGCCGCGGCACCGCCCAGTAGTTCAGATGGCACCGTTGATCTGTTCATTCAAGATGGGTCCGTGGTCCAACCTGGCCAAGTGGTCACCGTCCGAGTGACCTTGAGAGCAGCTGAAGCCCAGCCCATACCGGAACGGGCCATTCGGTTATCGATCACCGCGGAGCCTTTGGTCACTGAAGTAGCCATGCGGCGCTTTATTGCCCGGGAAGCCGACCCTTCGCTCACCACCATCGACGTGTCAATCTCACCGGAAGTGTTGGAATTGGAAACTGGTGACGTGCGTATTCCGTTCACCGTGCCAGGCGATCCAGAAGCCGAAGGAGTCCCGCCTCAGCTTTACGGGCTCCAGGCGGACCTCATCGACGATGTGGGTGATCCTGATGCCCAAGCAAGCCTGTCGCAGCGTCAACTTCTTACCGTGGTGCCAGAAGATGCAGAAGTTGCCGCGACACCTGTTGCACCGATTGTGACCGTGTCTGTGCCACCCGCCGGTGGTCAAGCCCTGAGTGTCGGAGAACTTGAGGCATACACCGCCCCCGGAGGGGCTTTGGATGTGGTCGCGGGGGTGTTGGGTCGATATCCGGCAACAATCGCCGTCGATAGTCGCATCACATTGTCCATCCAAGCCCTAGGGGATAGCGCACCAGAAAGTGCCAGGAAATGGGCCGATGGCCTTTCAGGTCTCGGTTTTTCCCAGTTTGCGCTGCCCTGGGCCGACAGTGATCCTCTCGCCACACAGGCCATCGATACATTGCTTTACGCCAGATTGGGCCAATACCCCTGGATTCACAACCAAGAAATCACTGGCCCGCAACTTGAAGCTCTCGCCCAACGCTCCGCAGAAGCGGTGTTGGTGCCCAGCTCGCTGGTCAACAGTGACCGAACGGTGGTCCAGTTCGGTTCGGCCCGGATGGTGCGTGTTGATGTGGAACTGTCCAATGCGTTGCGTGAAGCCACGATCGCCGCGACAGAAGTTGAAGCAGAAGCGGCACTGCAGCGTGTGCAGGGGCTTGTGGCGAAGAGGGCGTTTAGTCAAACAGATGAAGCCCTCGTTGTGGACACAGGACGGTTGCCGGTGACCGCCATTTCACTGCGGCTGGAAAACGTGTTGGAGCGACTCGAAAACGTGGAGTTTGTTGACATTGTGGGCGTCCCTCTGGACAAAGAGGCCAGCGAGCTGGCGTTAGAAATTAATGAATCTTCGCCGTCTGGCGAATGGACAAGTTTCATCGCCGATGTGCGCGAATTGTGGCAATCCGATGTCCGCTACGCCACCATCGCTTCTGACCCCGAATCCGTGGTGGTCCAACGCTGGAATAGGTACCTTGCCCTTTTTTCGTCGGCCTGGATGGGCAACCCTCAAGGTCGTGACGCCCAATGGCAAAGAGCTCAAGAAGATTCGGCCGCGTTCCACAACTCCGTGTTCATCGAACAGGGCAGTGCGATCACTGTCCTCGCAGACCGCACCGAACTGCCCGTGACCATCAGAAACGATTTACCCTCCGCGGTTACCGTTCAGCTGGTCGTGAGCCCCAGTAGGGGAAATCTCCGCGTCGAACAGCCCACGATCAGTGTCGTCGTACCGGCAGAATCCTTCCGCCGGGTTAGTGTTCCTGTTCGTTCCCTAGCCAATGGCACGGTGCCGGTAGAACTTTCCCTCACCAACAGTCTCGGGTTGCCACTGGGTGAGAGCGTCACGCTGCCTGTGACAATCCGCGCCGGTTGGGAAAGTGTCATCACTGTGGGCCTTGCGGTCATCATCGGCTTAGTGTTTGCCATCGGCATTTACCGCGCAGTTCAGAGGCGAATGGCGGGGAAAGAGCTAGGCGATGGCTAA
- a CDS encoding CCA tRNA nucleotidyltransferase — protein MTRVAQALDTLATLVGRPPVSDLASAFDAAGFELSLVGGPVRDAFLGKDVNDLDFASSAHPDQIEQIVRPLADAVWDVGREFGTIAAQFGDTTIEITTYRADSYDGASRKPTVEFGDSLDEDLVRRDFTLNAMAVRVPGLVLVDPYGGLTDLMDGVLRTPSPPEVSFGDDPLRMLRACRFVAQLGARIEPETASALSEMAPRIEGISAERVRDELVKLLSTPHPREGVEAFVDSGLAHLVLPELALLREERDEHRRHKDVYQHSLTVLEQAIELEQERHPGSPPDVTLRIAALLHDIGKPVTKKFEPGGVVTFHHHDVVGAKMAKKRLKALRFDNNTIDSVSLLIELHLRFFGYADQGWSDSAVRRYVRDAGDELERLHIVTRADVTTRNRQKADRLAFAYDDLEARIKELSEKEELQAMRPDLDGQQIMDILGIGPSRTVGQAYRFLLELRIDHGPLGEDAARERLLEWWDKQ, from the coding sequence ATGACACGTGTTGCCCAGGCCCTCGACACTTTGGCCACTTTGGTTGGTCGACCGCCGGTGAGCGACCTGGCGTCAGCATTTGATGCCGCCGGTTTCGAACTTTCCCTGGTGGGTGGACCCGTGAGGGACGCCTTTTTAGGAAAAGACGTCAACGATTTGGACTTTGCCAGCTCAGCACACCCGGATCAGATTGAGCAGATCGTGCGGCCCCTCGCGGACGCGGTGTGGGATGTGGGTCGAGAGTTTGGCACCATTGCGGCACAGTTTGGTGACACCACCATCGAAATCACGACCTACCGTGCGGATAGTTACGACGGGGCGAGCAGGAAACCCACCGTTGAGTTTGGTGACTCGTTGGATGAGGATCTGGTCCGCAGGGATTTCACCTTGAATGCGATGGCGGTGCGCGTGCCTGGCCTCGTCTTGGTGGACCCGTACGGGGGTTTGACTGACTTGATGGACGGGGTGCTTCGCACACCCAGCCCACCGGAAGTGTCGTTTGGTGACGACCCCTTGCGCATGCTTCGCGCGTGTCGTTTCGTGGCCCAGCTGGGTGCGCGGATTGAGCCGGAAACTGCCAGTGCGCTGAGTGAGATGGCCCCACGTATCGAGGGGATTTCTGCTGAGCGAGTTCGAGATGAGTTGGTCAAGCTCCTGTCAACGCCCCACCCGCGGGAAGGGGTCGAAGCGTTTGTTGACTCCGGCCTTGCGCATTTGGTGTTACCGGAGTTGGCCCTGTTGCGGGAAGAGCGAGACGAGCACCGCCGCCATAAAGACGTGTACCAGCACAGCTTGACTGTCCTCGAACAGGCCATTGAGTTAGAACAAGAACGCCACCCCGGTTCGCCACCCGATGTGACCCTCCGCATCGCGGCTCTGTTGCACGACATTGGCAAACCGGTGACGAAAAAGTTTGAACCGGGCGGGGTCGTGACCTTCCACCACCACGACGTGGTGGGGGCCAAGATGGCCAAAAAACGTTTGAAAGCTCTGCGCTTCGACAACAACACCATCGACAGTGTCAGTTTGCTCATTGAACTGCACCTGCGGTTTTTTGGCTATGCCGACCAGGGATGGTCTGATTCGGCAGTCAGGCGCTACGTGCGGGATGCCGGTGATGAACTGGAGCGTCTACACATTGTGACCCGCGCGGATGTGACGACGAGGAATCGCCAAAAGGCTGACCGGTTAGCGTTTGCCTACGACGACCTTGAAGCACGGATCAAGGAACTATCCGAAAAAGAAGAACTCCAAGCGATGCGTCCCGATCTCGACGGGCAGCAAATTATGGACATTTTGGGTATTGGGCCATCCCGCACGGTCGGCCAGGCGTATCGATTCTTGTTGGAGCTTCGAATTGACCACGGGCCGTTAGGGGAAGACGCGGCTAGGGAGCGCCTTTTAGAGTGGTGGGACAAGCAGTAG
- the rpsF gene encoding 30S ribosomal protein S6, translated as MHKYELMVIMDPEVEERTVEPSLNQFLKVISDDGGTIESVDIWGKRRLAYEIQKKNEGIYAVVNFTAQPAATAELDRQLRLNEAVMRTKVLRAEDVAFRVGQDSTPAESKAS; from the coding sequence GTGCATAAATATGAACTCATGGTGATCATGGATCCCGAGGTAGAAGAGCGAACAGTTGAGCCCAGTCTCAACCAGTTCCTCAAAGTCATTAGCGATGATGGCGGAACAATCGAATCGGTGGACATTTGGGGTAAGCGTCGTCTTGCCTACGAAATCCAGAAGAAGAACGAAGGCATTTATGCCGTCGTGAACTTCACTGCTCAGCCTGCAGCAACGGCAGAGCTTGACCGTCAGCTTCGCTTGAACGAAGCAGTCATGCGCACCAAAGTGTTGCGCGCAGAAGACGTCGCGTTCCGCGTGGGTCAGGATTCGACCCCCGCAGAGAGTAAAGCGAGCTAG
- a CDS encoding single-stranded DNA-binding protein, translating into MAGETPITVVGNLTADPELRYTQNGVAVANFTIASTPRTYDRQSGEWKDGEALFMRASVWRDFAEHVSNSLTKGARVVATGRLRQRSFETKEGEKRTTIEMEVDEIGPSLRYATAAVTKQSSGGGNRQVAADDQWASPAAGGQTQDPWATPGVSAPASDDVPF; encoded by the coding sequence ATGGCAGGAGAAACTCCCATCACTGTCGTGGGTAACCTCACGGCCGACCCCGAACTGCGCTACACCCAAAACGGTGTCGCGGTGGCGAACTTCACCATCGCGTCGACGCCTCGGACCTACGACCGTCAAAGCGGCGAGTGGAAAGACGGCGAAGCCCTGTTTATGCGAGCCAGTGTGTGGCGTGATTTTGCCGAACACGTGTCGAACTCATTGACTAAAGGAGCCAGGGTGGTTGCCACCGGACGCTTACGTCAACGTTCGTTTGAGACGAAAGAGGGCGAAAAGCGCACCACCATTGAGATGGAGGTCGACGAAATCGGCCCCAGCCTGCGCTACGCAACCGCAGCGGTCACAAAGCAATCATCAGGTGGAGGAAACCGCCAGGTAGCTGCTGATGACCAGTGGGCTTCGCCCGCTGCCGGCGGCCAAACCCAAGACCCTTGGGCCACACCTGGAGTGAGCGCCCCGGCCAGCGATGACGTGCCGTTCTAG
- the rpsR gene encoding 30S ribosomal protein S18, with protein sequence MAGKASGDRRKPRGPKGGKPQAPVKAITVGVIDYKDVQTLKRFISERGKIRARRITGVSVQEQRLLAKAIKNAREMALLPYAGAGRS encoded by the coding sequence ATGGCAGGAAAAGCAAGCGGTGACCGCCGCAAGCCTCGTGGACCCAAGGGTGGAAAGCCCCAGGCCCCGGTCAAGGCAATCACGGTAGGTGTCATTGACTACAAGGACGTCCAAACACTGAAGCGGTTCATTTCCGAGCGTGGCAAGATTCGCGCCCGTCGAATCACCGGTGTATCAGTGCAGGAGCAGCGCCTTCTGGCGAAAGCGATTAAGAACGCCCGCGAGATGGCCCTCTTGCCCTACGCAGGCGCTGGGAGGTCCTAG